A part of Drosophila bipectinata strain 14024-0381.07 chromosome 3L, DbipHiC1v2, whole genome shotgun sequence genomic DNA contains:
- the Idh gene encoding isocitrate dehydrogenase [NADP] cytoplasmic isoform X3, producing MFAILRTAAKMTSVHQQQPQLVRAMFRANFASSSAMAQKIRAGPVVDVLGDEMTRIIWDSIKNKLILPFLDIELHTYDLGIEYRDQTEDQVTIDCAEAIKKYNVGIKCATITPDEKRVEEFNLKKMWKSPNGTIRNILGGTVFREAIICKNVPRLVSGWQKPIVIGRHAHADQYKAVDYVVPGPGKLTLTWKGNDGQVIEEVINDFKGAGVALGMFNTDASIVDFAHASFKYALDRKLPLYMSTKNTILKKYDGRFKDIFEDLYNKQYKKEYEAAGIWYEHRLIDDMVAYAMKSEGGFVWACKNYDGDVQSDSVAQGYGSLGLMTSVLLCPDGKTVEAEAAHGTVTRHFRFYQQGKETSTNPIASIFAWTRGLLHRAKLDNNEPLKQFAETLEQVCIDTIEGGAMTKDLAICIKGSINAVTRKDYQETFEFMDTLAKNLEAALAKNAAAAK from the exons ATGTTCGCAATCCTCCGCACCGCCGCTAAGATGACGTCGgtccaccagcagcagccccAACTGGTCCGGGCTATGTTCCGGGCGAATTTCGCCAGCAGCTCCGCG ATGGCCCAAAAGATTCGTGCCGGACCCGTGGTAGATGTCCTCGGTGACGAAATGACGCGCATCATCTGGGACTCGATCAAGAACAAGCTGATCCTGCCCTTCCTGGACATTGAGCTGCACACCTACGATCTGGGTATTGAGTACCGTGACCAGACCGAGGATCAGGTCACCATTGACTGTGCCGAGGCCATCAAGAAGTACAATGTGGGCATCAAGTGCGCCACCATTACCCCCGATGAGAAGCGTGTTGAGGAGTTCAATCTGAAGAAGATGTGGAAGTCTCCCAACGGTACCATCCGTAACATCCTTGGAGGCACTGTCTTCCGCGAGGCCATCATCTGCAAGAACGTGCCCCGCCTGGTGTCCGGCTGGCAGAAGCCCATCGTCATCGGTCGTCACGCCCACGCCGATCAGTACAAGGCCGTTGACTACGTTGTTCCCGGACCCGGCAAGCTCACCCTCACCTGGAAGGGCAACGACGGCCAGGTCATCGAGGAGGTGATCAACGACTTCAAGGGCGCTGGTGTCGCTCTGGGCATGTTCAACACTGATGCCTCTATCGTGGACTTTGCCCACGCCTCCTTCAAATACGCCCTGGACCGCAAGCTGCCCCTGTACATGAGCACCAAGAACACCATCCTGAAGAAGTACGACGGTCGCTTCAAGGATATCTTCGAGGATCTGTACAACAAGCAGTACAAGAAGGAGTATGAGGCTGCTGGCATCTGGTACGAGCACCGTCTCATCGACGACATGGTGGCCTACGCCATGAAGTCCGAGGGTGGCTTCGTTTGGGCCTGCAAGAACTACGACGGAGATGTACAGTCTGATTCCGTGGCCCAGGGATACGGCTCCCTTGGTCTGATGACCTCCGTCCTGCTCTGCCCCGATGGCAAGACCGTCGAAGCCGAGGCTGCCCACGGAACCGTGACCCGTCACTTCCGCTTCTACCAGCAGGGCAAGGAGACCTCAACCAATCCCATTGCCTCGATCTTCGCCTGGACCCGTGGTCTCCTCCACCGTGCCAAGCTGGACAACAACGAGCCCCTGAAGCAGTTCGCCGAGACCCTCGAGCAGGTTTGCATTGACACCATCGAGGGCGGTGCCATGACCAAGGATCTGGCCATCTGCATCAAGGGCAGCATCAACGCTGTGACCCGCAAGGACTACCAGGAAACATTCGAGTTCATGGACACACTGGCCAAGAATCTGGAAGCGGCCCTGGCCAAGAACGCCGCCGCCGCCAAGTGA
- the Culd gene encoding uncharacterized protein Culd isoform X1 encodes MFATAVGYGYLLVYLVCLICWPGDAYPASNSYRDLDICNHWDGRRHFLELGSPAGELHARNVSNTAYRSSPMGFKNDAVAGDVWYQCSLELVTCAECVIRVTFTYSNFSKSCGNTGGKSSMCPCEHIQFSEPPYDSTISGQEFCGDGKVFRSKTRTLQLKFFYRATNSHVFSLQYFSERNVRIVSGSPKQSIVGNGSTKHLPQVISTPYFPMPYPRDYGIEHILTCEADNCQVRLDFTDFQLGLASTLEIFDSNGQMLDSYTGEHFRPPITVSSGKSLLLQFRGNAATGVGFRAEVSFVSSKQLKDERLVPYTDCGGMVTGPGGAITMMNMIENATDVRLFDCIWIIKPGNNYMMMKTHISLRVEDFYGMAARSELTIRQGTTSDAVEIENVMWPNNGLSKESHIAPILTGYYIRLRGVFGMSSKLAIVYSVFNYLNCYIGSEFLCGNNHCISIRLHCDGFDHCGDGSDEPDSCEEDWAHLHHDRRWYSHKPNYYFPKMDQYPDLKTATGIFIISTLGIFGVLSGWMVILYRMGVRARHQRELQSHLQTISELLDRQDEDRTPDEPPSYEAPPDYEEVIKVGMQQELREPRRQRRGRRPPPRDRSCSRAPSNCTMQSVLPLHRSCSLDRDSELPSTSAAAMTHAVASTDTTEDAKQQSQAMAQRMLMATAICGAASSSLAAAKEPGIRHQSVGVSTGPASVSARGELPSAAQPAATTPGSTAEESTQGDDDSLNISLTIGLPSTTVGSPMTTTQNQYMNLNLEQIGSNCTEHTYLKRSWLVVQQMPPGRCYRAQRLRHTFSSPEAFSADELHLPYPDFLSYGTNLPHERSSSNFGSELSRDPSSYSVGKRARMVTSEASDSDTITKDSESSNRVVQSHTTDLTTLNHSESDSEAEQQVSCFGAQRPKRRSRGHVRSRSFSNARAGGSARRRRLIQRSSSADLLMNYAAMAVSTPQKRSDGTQRLFFI; translated from the exons ATGTTTGCTACGGCCGTGGGCTATGGCTATCTGCTGGTGTACTTGGTCTGCCTGATCTGCTGGCCAGGCGATGCCTATCCGGCCAGCAACAGCTATAGGGACTTGGATATCTGCAATCACTGGGATGGCAGGAGGCACTTTCTTGAGCTGGGCTCCCCGGCTGGAGAGCTTCATGCCCGCAATGTGAGCAACACCGCCTACAGG AGCTCTCCGATGGGCTTCAAAAACGATGCTGTGGCGGGCGATGTGTGGTACCAGTGCAGCCTGGAGCTGGTTACCTGCGCCGAGTGCGTCATCCGGGTCACTTTCACGTATTCCAACTTTTCCAAGAGCTGCGGCAACACGGGCGGCAAGTCTAGCATGTGTCCCTGCGAGCACATCCAGTTCTCGGAACCGCCCTATGACTCCACCATCTCTGGGCAAGAGTTCTGCGGGGATGGGAAGGTCTTCCGCAGCAAAACCAGGACCCTGCAACTGAAATTCTTCTACAGAGCCACCAATTCCCATGTCTTTTCGCTGCAATACTTCTCAGAAC GAAACGTGCGGATAGTTAGTGGTTCTCCAAAGCAATCCATTGTGGGTAATGGCAGCACTAAGCACCTGCCCCAGGTCATCTCTACTCCGTACTTTCCCATGCCGTATCCCCGGGACTATGGCATCGAACACATCCTTACTTGCGAAGCCGATAATTGCCAAGTACGCTTGGACTTTACGGACTTCCAATTGGGTCTCGCCTCCACTCTGGAGATATTCGATTCCAATGGTCAAATGTTGGACTCGTATACGGGAGAACACTTCCGACCACCCATCACAGTGAGCAGCGGGAAATCCTTGCTCCTCCAGTTTCGAGGAAATGCGGCCACCGGAGTGGGTTTCCGCGCGGAAGTCAGTTTTGTTTCCTCCAAGCAGCTTAAGGATGAGCGCCTGGTTCCCTATACGG ATTGTGGTGGAATGGTAACTGGACCTGGTGGTGCTATAACCATGATGAATATGATCGAAAATGCCACCGATGTACGACTCTTCGACTGCATCTGGATCATCAAGCCGGGCAACAACTACATGATGATGAAGACCCACATTTCCTTGCGGGTTGAGGACTTCTACGGAATGGCTGCGCGTTCGGAGCTAACCATCCGGCAGGGCACCACCTCGGACGCCGTAGAGATCGAGAACGTAATGTGGCCGAACAATGGCCTCAGCAAGGAGAGCCACATAGCTCCCATCCTAACAGGATACTATATTCGTTTGAGAGGAGTGTTTGGAATGTCCTCCAAACTGGCCATCGTTTACAGCGTGTTCAACTACTTGA ATTGCTATATTGGCTCCGAGTTCCTGTGCGGGAACAACCACTGCATCTCTATCCGGCTGCACTGTGACGGCTTTGATCATTGCGGGGATGGCAGCGACGAGCCGGACTCCTGCGAAGAGGACTGGGCTCACCTGCACCACGATCGTCGCTGGTACTCCCACAAGCCCAACTACTACTTCCCCAAGATGGACCAATATCCGGATCTTAAGACGGCCACGGGTATTTTCATCATAAGTACCTTGGGTATCTTCGGAGTGCTCTCCGGCTGGATGGTTATCCTTTACCGCATGGGTGTTCGAGCGCGACACCAGCGAGAGCTTCAGAGTCACCTGCAGACTATCAGCGAGCTGCTGGACCGACAGGATGAGGATCGTACCCCCGACGAACCACCCAGTTACGAAGCTCCGCCGGACTATGAGGAAGTGATAAAGGTGGGTATGCAGCAGGAGCTGAGGGAACCACGACGCCAACGACGTGGCCGTCGTCCGCCGCCAAGAGATCGCAGCTGTAGTCGGGCTCCCAGTAACTGCACCATGCAATCCGTATTGCCGCTTCATCGCAGCTGCAGCCTGGATAGGGATTCGGAACTGCCAAGTACGTCAGCGGCAGCGATGACCCACGCGGTGGCCTCCACCGACACCACAGAAGACGCAAAGCAGCAGAGCCAGGCGATGGCTCAGAGGATGCTCATGGCCACCGCTATTTGTG GCGCTGCAAGCTCGTCTCTCGCGGCAGCAAAGGAGCCAGGGATCCGCCACCAATCCGTGGGGGTTTCAACGGGCCCAGCATCGGTATCCGCTAGGGGTGAACTACCCTCAGCCGCTCAGCCAGCAGCCACGACGCCCGGGAGCACGGCGGAAGAGTCCACTCAGGGAGACGATGACTCCCTCAACATTTCACTCACTATAGGCCTGCCCTCCACCACGGTGGGGAGTCCAATGACCACCACCCAGAATCAATATATGAATCTAAACCTGGAGCAGATTGGCAGCAATTGCACAGAGCACACGTACCTGAAGCGATCCTGGTTGGTGGTGCAGCAGATGCCGCCTGGAAGGTGTTACAGAGCCCAGCGACTGCGTCATACTTTCTCTTCCCCGGAGGCCTTCTCGGCCGATGAGCTTCACCTGCCCTATCCGGATTTTCTGAGTTACGGCACCAACCTTCCCCACGAACGGAGTAGTAGTAACTTTGGATCGGAGCTATCGCGGGATCCCTCCAGCTACAGTGTGGGGAAGCGTGCTCGCATGGTCACCAGCGAAGCCAGTGATTCGGATACCATAACAAAGGATTCAGAGAGCTCCAACAGAGTCGTGCAATCACACACAACAGACCTAACGACTTTGAATCACAGCGAGAGTGATAGCGAGGCAGAGCAGCAGGTATCCTGCTTTGGAGCTCAGCGACCAAAGAGACGTAGCCGTGGTCATGTGCGGAGCCGATCCTTCAGCAACGCCAGGGCCGGTGGAAGTGCCAGAAGGAGGCGGCTTATCCAACGTAGTTCATCCGCTGATCTTCTAATGAACTACGCCGCCATGGCGGTGTCCACGCCACAGAAGAGATCTGATGGAACGCAGCGTTTGTTCTTCATTTGA
- the Idh gene encoding isocitrate dehydrogenase [NADP] cytoplasmic isoform X4: MAQKIRAGPVVDVLGDEMTRIIWDSIKNKLILPFLDIELHTYDLGIEYRDQTEDQVTIDCAEAIKKYNVGIKCATITPDEKRVEEFNLKKMWKSPNGTIRNILGGTVFREAIICKNVPRLVSGWQKPIVIGRHAHADQYKAVDYVVPGPGKLTLTWKGNDGQVIEEVINDFKGAGVALGMFNTDASIVDFAHASFKYALDRKLPLYMSTKNTILKKYDGRFKDIFEDLYNKQYKKEYEAAGIWYEHRLIDDMVAYAMKSEGGFVWACKNYDGDVQSDSVAQGYGSLGLMTSVLLCPDGKTVEAEAAHGTVTRHFRFYQQGKETSTNPIASIFAWTRGLLHRAKLDNNEPLKQFAETLEQVCIDTIEGGAMTKDLAICIKGSINAVTRKDYQETFEFMDTLAKNLEAALAKNAAAAK; encoded by the coding sequence ATGGCCCAAAAGATTCGTGCCGGACCCGTGGTAGATGTCCTCGGTGACGAAATGACGCGCATCATCTGGGACTCGATCAAGAACAAGCTGATCCTGCCCTTCCTGGACATTGAGCTGCACACCTACGATCTGGGTATTGAGTACCGTGACCAGACCGAGGATCAGGTCACCATTGACTGTGCCGAGGCCATCAAGAAGTACAATGTGGGCATCAAGTGCGCCACCATTACCCCCGATGAGAAGCGTGTTGAGGAGTTCAATCTGAAGAAGATGTGGAAGTCTCCCAACGGTACCATCCGTAACATCCTTGGAGGCACTGTCTTCCGCGAGGCCATCATCTGCAAGAACGTGCCCCGCCTGGTGTCCGGCTGGCAGAAGCCCATCGTCATCGGTCGTCACGCCCACGCCGATCAGTACAAGGCCGTTGACTACGTTGTTCCCGGACCCGGCAAGCTCACCCTCACCTGGAAGGGCAACGACGGCCAGGTCATCGAGGAGGTGATCAACGACTTCAAGGGCGCTGGTGTCGCTCTGGGCATGTTCAACACTGATGCCTCTATCGTGGACTTTGCCCACGCCTCCTTCAAATACGCCCTGGACCGCAAGCTGCCCCTGTACATGAGCACCAAGAACACCATCCTGAAGAAGTACGACGGTCGCTTCAAGGATATCTTCGAGGATCTGTACAACAAGCAGTACAAGAAGGAGTATGAGGCTGCTGGCATCTGGTACGAGCACCGTCTCATCGACGACATGGTGGCCTACGCCATGAAGTCCGAGGGTGGCTTCGTTTGGGCCTGCAAGAACTACGACGGAGATGTACAGTCTGATTCCGTGGCCCAGGGATACGGCTCCCTTGGTCTGATGACCTCCGTCCTGCTCTGCCCCGATGGCAAGACCGTCGAAGCCGAGGCTGCCCACGGAACCGTGACCCGTCACTTCCGCTTCTACCAGCAGGGCAAGGAGACCTCAACCAATCCCATTGCCTCGATCTTCGCCTGGACCCGTGGTCTCCTCCACCGTGCCAAGCTGGACAACAACGAGCCCCTGAAGCAGTTCGCCGAGACCCTCGAGCAGGTTTGCATTGACACCATCGAGGGCGGTGCCATGACCAAGGATCTGGCCATCTGCATCAAGGGCAGCATCAACGCTGTGACCCGCAAGGACTACCAGGAAACATTCGAGTTCATGGACACACTGGCCAAGAATCTGGAAGCGGCCCTGGCCAAGAACGCCGCCGCCGCCAAGTGA
- the Idh gene encoding isocitrate dehydrogenase [NADP] cytoplasmic isoform X2, with the protein MFAILRTAAKMTSVHQQQPQLVRAMFRANFASSSAEILNHYQGGVNLNKYTMDDERSAAVSEMAQKIRAGPVVDVLGDEMTRIIWDSIKNKLILPFLDIELHTYDLGIEYRDQTEDQVTIDCAEAIKKYNVGIKCATITPDEKRVEEFNLKKMWKSPNGTIRNILGGTVFREAIICKNVPRLVSGWQKPIVIGRHAHADQYKAVDYVVPGPGKLTLTWKGNDGQVIEEVINDFKGAGVALGMFNTDASIVDFAHASFKYALDRKLPLYMSTKNTILKKYDGRFKDIFEDLYNKQYKKEYEAAGIWYEHRLIDDMVAYAMKSEGGFVWACKNYDGDVQSDSVAQGYGSLGLMTSVLLCPDGKTVEAEAAHGTVTRHFRFYQQGKETSTNPIASIFAWTRGLLHRAKLDNNEPLKQFAETLEQVCIDTIEGGAMTKDLAICIKGSINAVTRKDYQETFEFMDTLAKNLEAALAKNAAAAK; encoded by the exons ATGTTCGCAATCCTCCGCACCGCCGCTAAGATGACGTCGgtccaccagcagcagccccAACTGGTCCGGGCTATGTTCCGGGCGAATTTCGCCAGCAGCTCCGCG GAAATCCTTAATCATTATCAAGGAGGCGTCAATCTGAATAAGTACACCATGGACGATGAACGAAGTGCTGCTGTGAGCGAG ATGGCCCAAAAGATTCGTGCCGGACCCGTGGTAGATGTCCTCGGTGACGAAATGACGCGCATCATCTGGGACTCGATCAAGAACAAGCTGATCCTGCCCTTCCTGGACATTGAGCTGCACACCTACGATCTGGGTATTGAGTACCGTGACCAGACCGAGGATCAGGTCACCATTGACTGTGCCGAGGCCATCAAGAAGTACAATGTGGGCATCAAGTGCGCCACCATTACCCCCGATGAGAAGCGTGTTGAGGAGTTCAATCTGAAGAAGATGTGGAAGTCTCCCAACGGTACCATCCGTAACATCCTTGGAGGCACTGTCTTCCGCGAGGCCATCATCTGCAAGAACGTGCCCCGCCTGGTGTCCGGCTGGCAGAAGCCCATCGTCATCGGTCGTCACGCCCACGCCGATCAGTACAAGGCCGTTGACTACGTTGTTCCCGGACCCGGCAAGCTCACCCTCACCTGGAAGGGCAACGACGGCCAGGTCATCGAGGAGGTGATCAACGACTTCAAGGGCGCTGGTGTCGCTCTGGGCATGTTCAACACTGATGCCTCTATCGTGGACTTTGCCCACGCCTCCTTCAAATACGCCCTGGACCGCAAGCTGCCCCTGTACATGAGCACCAAGAACACCATCCTGAAGAAGTACGACGGTCGCTTCAAGGATATCTTCGAGGATCTGTACAACAAGCAGTACAAGAAGGAGTATGAGGCTGCTGGCATCTGGTACGAGCACCGTCTCATCGACGACATGGTGGCCTACGCCATGAAGTCCGAGGGTGGCTTCGTTTGGGCCTGCAAGAACTACGACGGAGATGTACAGTCTGATTCCGTGGCCCAGGGATACGGCTCCCTTGGTCTGATGACCTCCGTCCTGCTCTGCCCCGATGGCAAGACCGTCGAAGCCGAGGCTGCCCACGGAACCGTGACCCGTCACTTCCGCTTCTACCAGCAGGGCAAGGAGACCTCAACCAATCCCATTGCCTCGATCTTCGCCTGGACCCGTGGTCTCCTCCACCGTGCCAAGCTGGACAACAACGAGCCCCTGAAGCAGTTCGCCGAGACCCTCGAGCAGGTTTGCATTGACACCATCGAGGGCGGTGCCATGACCAAGGATCTGGCCATCTGCATCAAGGGCAGCATCAACGCTGTGACCCGCAAGGACTACCAGGAAACATTCGAGTTCATGGACACACTGGCCAAGAATCTGGAAGCGGCCCTGGCCAAGAACGCCGCCGCCGCCAAGTGA
- the Idh gene encoding isocitrate dehydrogenase [NADP] cytoplasmic isoform X1 has protein sequence MFAILRTAAKMTSVHQQQPQLVRAMFRANFASSSAEILNHYQGGVNLNKYTMDDERSAAVSENSLPVCSHSQMAQKIRAGPVVDVLGDEMTRIIWDSIKNKLILPFLDIELHTYDLGIEYRDQTEDQVTIDCAEAIKKYNVGIKCATITPDEKRVEEFNLKKMWKSPNGTIRNILGGTVFREAIICKNVPRLVSGWQKPIVIGRHAHADQYKAVDYVVPGPGKLTLTWKGNDGQVIEEVINDFKGAGVALGMFNTDASIVDFAHASFKYALDRKLPLYMSTKNTILKKYDGRFKDIFEDLYNKQYKKEYEAAGIWYEHRLIDDMVAYAMKSEGGFVWACKNYDGDVQSDSVAQGYGSLGLMTSVLLCPDGKTVEAEAAHGTVTRHFRFYQQGKETSTNPIASIFAWTRGLLHRAKLDNNEPLKQFAETLEQVCIDTIEGGAMTKDLAICIKGSINAVTRKDYQETFEFMDTLAKNLEAALAKNAAAAK, from the exons ATGTTCGCAATCCTCCGCACCGCCGCTAAGATGACGTCGgtccaccagcagcagccccAACTGGTCCGGGCTATGTTCCGGGCGAATTTCGCCAGCAGCTCCGCG GAAATCCTTAATCATTATCAAGGAGGCGTCAATCTGAATAAGTACACCATGGACGATGAACGAAGTGCTGCTGTGAGCGAG AACTCACTACCGGTCTGTTCTCACTCACAGATGGCCCAAAAGATTCGTGCCGGACCCGTGGTAGATGTCCTCGGTGACGAAATGACGCGCATCATCTGGGACTCGATCAAGAACAAGCTGATCCTGCCCTTCCTGGACATTGAGCTGCACACCTACGATCTGGGTATTGAGTACCGTGACCAGACCGAGGATCAGGTCACCATTGACTGTGCCGAGGCCATCAAGAAGTACAATGTGGGCATCAAGTGCGCCACCATTACCCCCGATGAGAAGCGTGTTGAGGAGTTCAATCTGAAGAAGATGTGGAAGTCTCCCAACGGTACCATCCGTAACATCCTTGGAGGCACTGTCTTCCGCGAGGCCATCATCTGCAAGAACGTGCCCCGCCTGGTGTCCGGCTGGCAGAAGCCCATCGTCATCGGTCGTCACGCCCACGCCGATCAGTACAAGGCCGTTGACTACGTTGTTCCCGGACCCGGCAAGCTCACCCTCACCTGGAAGGGCAACGACGGCCAGGTCATCGAGGAGGTGATCAACGACTTCAAGGGCGCTGGTGTCGCTCTGGGCATGTTCAACACTGATGCCTCTATCGTGGACTTTGCCCACGCCTCCTTCAAATACGCCCTGGACCGCAAGCTGCCCCTGTACATGAGCACCAAGAACACCATCCTGAAGAAGTACGACGGTCGCTTCAAGGATATCTTCGAGGATCTGTACAACAAGCAGTACAAGAAGGAGTATGAGGCTGCTGGCATCTGGTACGAGCACCGTCTCATCGACGACATGGTGGCCTACGCCATGAAGTCCGAGGGTGGCTTCGTTTGGGCCTGCAAGAACTACGACGGAGATGTACAGTCTGATTCCGTGGCCCAGGGATACGGCTCCCTTGGTCTGATGACCTCCGTCCTGCTCTGCCCCGATGGCAAGACCGTCGAAGCCGAGGCTGCCCACGGAACCGTGACCCGTCACTTCCGCTTCTACCAGCAGGGCAAGGAGACCTCAACCAATCCCATTGCCTCGATCTTCGCCTGGACCCGTGGTCTCCTCCACCGTGCCAAGCTGGACAACAACGAGCCCCTGAAGCAGTTCGCCGAGACCCTCGAGCAGGTTTGCATTGACACCATCGAGGGCGGTGCCATGACCAAGGATCTGGCCATCTGCATCAAGGGCAGCATCAACGCTGTGACCCGCAAGGACTACCAGGAAACATTCGAGTTCATGGACACACTGGCCAAGAATCTGGAAGCGGCCCTGGCCAAGAACGCCGCCGCCGCCAAGTGA
- the Culd gene encoding uncharacterized protein Culd isoform X2: MFATAVGYGYLLVYLVCLICWPGDAYPASNSYRDLDICNHWDGRRHFLELGSPAGELHARNVSNTAYRSSPMGFKNDAVAGDVWYQCSLELVTCAECVIRVTFTYSNFSKSCGNTGGKSSMCPCEHIQFSEPPYDSTISGQEFCGDGKVFRSKTRTLQLKFFYRATNSHVFSLQYFSERNVRIVSGSPKQSIVGNGSTKHLPQVISTPYFPMPYPRDYGIEHILTCEADNCQVRLDFTDFQLGLASTLEIFDSNGQMLDSYTGEHFRPPITVSSGKSLLLQFRGNAATGVGFRAEVSFVSSKQLKDERLVPYTDCGGMVTGPGGAITMMNMIENATDVRLFDCIWIIKPGNNYMMMKTHISLRVEDFYGMAARSELTIRQGTTSDAVEIENVMWPNNGLSKESHIAPILTGYYIRLRGVFGMSSKLAIVYSVFNYLNCYIGSEFLCGNNHCISIRLHCDGFDHCGDGSDEPDSCEEDWAHLHHDRRWYSHKPNYYFPKMDQYPDLKTATGIFIISTLGIFGVLSGWMVILYRMGVRARHQRELQSHLQTISELLDRQDEDRTPDEPPSYEAPPDYEEVIKVGMQQELREPRRQRRGRRPPPRDRSCSRAPSNCTMQSVLPLHRSCSLDRDSELPSTSAAAMTHAVASTDTTEDAKQQSQAMAQRMLMATAICESHLQALQARLSRQQRSQGSATNPWGFQRAQHRYPLGVNYPQPLSQQPRRPGARRKSPLRETMTPSTFHSL, from the exons ATGTTTGCTACGGCCGTGGGCTATGGCTATCTGCTGGTGTACTTGGTCTGCCTGATCTGCTGGCCAGGCGATGCCTATCCGGCCAGCAACAGCTATAGGGACTTGGATATCTGCAATCACTGGGATGGCAGGAGGCACTTTCTTGAGCTGGGCTCCCCGGCTGGAGAGCTTCATGCCCGCAATGTGAGCAACACCGCCTACAGG AGCTCTCCGATGGGCTTCAAAAACGATGCTGTGGCGGGCGATGTGTGGTACCAGTGCAGCCTGGAGCTGGTTACCTGCGCCGAGTGCGTCATCCGGGTCACTTTCACGTATTCCAACTTTTCCAAGAGCTGCGGCAACACGGGCGGCAAGTCTAGCATGTGTCCCTGCGAGCACATCCAGTTCTCGGAACCGCCCTATGACTCCACCATCTCTGGGCAAGAGTTCTGCGGGGATGGGAAGGTCTTCCGCAGCAAAACCAGGACCCTGCAACTGAAATTCTTCTACAGAGCCACCAATTCCCATGTCTTTTCGCTGCAATACTTCTCAGAAC GAAACGTGCGGATAGTTAGTGGTTCTCCAAAGCAATCCATTGTGGGTAATGGCAGCACTAAGCACCTGCCCCAGGTCATCTCTACTCCGTACTTTCCCATGCCGTATCCCCGGGACTATGGCATCGAACACATCCTTACTTGCGAAGCCGATAATTGCCAAGTACGCTTGGACTTTACGGACTTCCAATTGGGTCTCGCCTCCACTCTGGAGATATTCGATTCCAATGGTCAAATGTTGGACTCGTATACGGGAGAACACTTCCGACCACCCATCACAGTGAGCAGCGGGAAATCCTTGCTCCTCCAGTTTCGAGGAAATGCGGCCACCGGAGTGGGTTTCCGCGCGGAAGTCAGTTTTGTTTCCTCCAAGCAGCTTAAGGATGAGCGCCTGGTTCCCTATACGG ATTGTGGTGGAATGGTAACTGGACCTGGTGGTGCTATAACCATGATGAATATGATCGAAAATGCCACCGATGTACGACTCTTCGACTGCATCTGGATCATCAAGCCGGGCAACAACTACATGATGATGAAGACCCACATTTCCTTGCGGGTTGAGGACTTCTACGGAATGGCTGCGCGTTCGGAGCTAACCATCCGGCAGGGCACCACCTCGGACGCCGTAGAGATCGAGAACGTAATGTGGCCGAACAATGGCCTCAGCAAGGAGAGCCACATAGCTCCCATCCTAACAGGATACTATATTCGTTTGAGAGGAGTGTTTGGAATGTCCTCCAAACTGGCCATCGTTTACAGCGTGTTCAACTACTTGA ATTGCTATATTGGCTCCGAGTTCCTGTGCGGGAACAACCACTGCATCTCTATCCGGCTGCACTGTGACGGCTTTGATCATTGCGGGGATGGCAGCGACGAGCCGGACTCCTGCGAAGAGGACTGGGCTCACCTGCACCACGATCGTCGCTGGTACTCCCACAAGCCCAACTACTACTTCCCCAAGATGGACCAATATCCGGATCTTAAGACGGCCACGGGTATTTTCATCATAAGTACCTTGGGTATCTTCGGAGTGCTCTCCGGCTGGATGGTTATCCTTTACCGCATGGGTGTTCGAGCGCGACACCAGCGAGAGCTTCAGAGTCACCTGCAGACTATCAGCGAGCTGCTGGACCGACAGGATGAGGATCGTACCCCCGACGAACCACCCAGTTACGAAGCTCCGCCGGACTATGAGGAAGTGATAAAGGTGGGTATGCAGCAGGAGCTGAGGGAACCACGACGCCAACGACGTGGCCGTCGTCCGCCGCCAAGAGATCGCAGCTGTAGTCGGGCTCCCAGTAACTGCACCATGCAATCCGTATTGCCGCTTCATCGCAGCTGCAGCCTGGATAGGGATTCGGAACTGCCAAGTACGTCAGCGGCAGCGATGACCCACGCGGTGGCCTCCACCGACACCACAGAAGACGCAAAGCAGCAGAGCCAGGCGATGGCTCAGAGGATGCTCATGGCCACCGCTATTTGTG AGTCCCATTTGCAGGCGCTGCAAGCTCGTCTCTCGCGGCAGCAAAGGAGCCAGGGATCCGCCACCAATCCGTGGGGGTTTCAACGGGCCCAGCATCGGTATCCGCTAGGGGTGAACTACCCTCAGCCGCTCAGCCAGCAGCCACGACGCCCGGGAGCACGGCGGAAGAGTCCACTCAGGGAGACGATGACTCCCTCAACATTTCACTCACTATAG